From Drosophila yakuba strain Tai18E2 chromosome 2L, Prin_Dyak_Tai18E2_2.1, whole genome shotgun sequence, one genomic window encodes:
- the LOC6526594 gene encoding casein kinase I produces MEDYELETMLRINSIVVTRRLGSGSFGDIYEGKHLGSGLHVALKVERKDVGGSHLPTEYTVYNLLRHGMGFPSTYQFLSNKRHNVMVMELLGQSLENLFVLCHRRFSTKTVLMLGEQMVERLEYLHSYRYLHRDIKPDNFLMGCGDTSHRLHLIDFGLAKRYWDMTENKHVRQRRGTRLTGTARYASINALCGGEQSRRDDMESVGYVLMYLLRGRLPWQGLVANSREQKHEMITEMKLSTSPKSLCAGYPTEFYTYIDYTRRLGFEEEPDYRMIRCSFLALMYSMKYINDHIYDWDLVESNAEKGGDGVGNEVELGVV; encoded by the coding sequence ATGGAGGACTACGAACTGGAAACCATGCTCCGCATCAACAGCATTGTGGTGACCCGAAGACTGGGCTCCGGCTCCTTTGGCGACATCTACGAGGGCAAGCACCTGGGCTCGGGCCTCCACGTAGCCCTCAAGGTGGAGCGCAAAGATGTCGGCGGTTCGCACCTGCCCACCGAGTACACGGTGTACAATCTGCTCAGGCATGGCATGGGCTTTCCGTCCACCTATCAGTTCCTCTCGAACAAGCGGCACAATGTGATGGTGATGGAGTTGCTCGGTCAGTCGCTGGAGAACCTGTTCGTGTTGTGCCATCGCCGCTTCTCCACAAAGACGGTGCTCATGCTGGGCGAGCAGATGGTGGAGCGTTTGGAGTACCTGCACTCCTATCGCTACCTGCACCGCGACATCAAGCCGGACAACTTCCTAATGGGCTGCGGCGACACTAGCCACCGCCTGCACCTCATCGACTTCGGTCTGGCCAAGCGGTACTGGGACATGACGGAGAACAAACATGTGCGCCAAAGGCGTGGCACCCGGCTCACCGGCACCGCCCGCTACGCCTCCATCAATGCCCTGTGCGGTGGAGAGCAGAGCCGGCGGGACGATATGGAGTCGGTGGGATACGTCCTCATGTATCTGCTACGTGGTAGACTGCCGTGGCAAGGCCTGGTGGCCAACAGCAGGGAGCAGAAGCACGAGATGATCACCGAGATGAAGCTGTCCACGTCGCCGAAGAGCCTGTGTGCCGGCTATCCAACGGAGTTCTACACTTACATTGACTACACCCGCAGACTGGGCTTCGAAGAGGAGCCGGACTATCGGATGATCAGGTGCTCCTTCTTGGCCTTGATGTACAGCATGAAATACATCAATGACCATATCTACGACTGGGACCTGGTCGAGAGTAACGCGGAGAAAGGTGGCGACGGAGTGGGGAACGAGGTCGAATTGGGAGTCGTCTAA
- the LOC26535128 gene encoding uncharacterized protein LOC26535128 translates to MFAQKHKSLISDAQVFKTMQSEYEPRVNQLEKDVYECCRMLNQVEKAKDNTTIWKNPREVEKYVSWEFDMRDFPMENIRIQLKNELVYVRAYYKNLNIRREIIMPQNVDTSKLTAMLTPCGILTISVPIVQLISEDEVLNYSI, encoded by the coding sequence atgtttgcgCAAAAGCATAAATCGCTTATATCCGATGCTCAAGTATTTAAAACAATGCAATCCGAATACGAACCGAGAGTGAACCAACTGGAAAAAGATGTTTACGAGTGCTGCCGAATGTTGAACCAAGTCGAAAAAGCCAAAGATAACACCACTATATGGAAAAACCCCAGGGAAGTGGAAAAGTATGTATCCTGGGAGTTCGATATGCGAGATTTTCCCATGGAAAATATTCGCATTCAACTGAAGAATGAACTCGTTTACGTTCGTGCctattataagaatctaaATATCAGGCGAGAGATTATTATGCCCCAAAATGTGGATACCTCAAAACTTACGGCGATGCTGACACCCTGCGGAATTCTTACTATATCTGTTCCAATTGTACAACTGATATCAGAAGACGAGGTGCTGAACTATTCCATATAA
- the LOC6526595 gene encoding uncharacterized protein LOC6526595 isoform X1: protein MSFTLTNQSLIQLESSKDSDEWNRTLMFFNVDISGGVCRDHQNQITSPRTSVCHGKRRAPGGGLSNPITESAMSFGAPNKFYTHGHADLDHRNYSPRTPDRRRDNFAYSDRRRHLHYGPIKPGRSRAEMGLVSPSPSVDSAGYYASKRIHFPDFETGKTCDNYYPDASYEMEEDEPQRVVPTTDYPRKQDPRINNEYESPLDHYPNGRRLNNRHHRKAERDYRYLHPKHPTQDDYHRDVRGTVPRHLKSSSYRMKPNYRQASGSLPPNYASNYYADDSTEYRSDDDYDEPPENYKNYREYYEEPTREAYQKPYEEFHDYPDYKETRKAHPFPKPQPHYYKSYAKAHSQSYPTKIYKPERVSKVNELIEPPLTEVETRHVKSNRSKRKNQPEEILRRNYLKEKREEPINYEEISNNIFRLTQPKKYAKVQDDRFNVEESPHRASENQYKLPSYAERSLSSTHKKIFKEELPHRYRPKKVIDEIPKPVKLRTETFGQYDKSNGDGSYKTRSHKPDRKKSVDFVRFTDFNDGSEIPHRIRDSGQSPSSIFFTIEIPYKKKQRRYTYSQKGEYIPERSHSGCDTFADKSFRPQTSLYDVGKDRKRKTMKQKISGFFKRSKLRLSKSHIFSNKSKVLKNCKSGQPILNCAQISNQRSEFIFNSRVASDHSLGSENLEVPSRDGEAQKYGLKRGKECHYPTVYRGTNNQLPENNKEIFHQYSMYNVLSSTNQRSKVNNDDYDHFDWGLSKRTSQYFRPTADLPTKEFDRVSSGNCSLYSERKSEDPIGTSEINICLTIRATDVSLTGSPRIVSSKIVGDRGISCKSNNVEAKVAALSELRQSSGSTICESASGENQFRNVRFSPSHFDHKSGSSTENSSASSLSRIQAATNSQEHFSKRMSIMASSKPPEMPVGTSISSEHLPPRHHHVTRWSLTSQSKSHSSKPDPDHCWSSRPPTLLPSDVTKRSSLKRMDNSLEKSAPKKVVLQTNSSQSSLSGTICSSGSSTKSLCTRENRDRKNEDRSECHRSQSHNFHFGEDRKCEVFPRKTSSWPRQSPRSFPGPSIHITDPKPLGKGFLSPKTSTQSLVSTISRCSSGSSPGNNVQETSHKPKNMQMVCYPDADPKSSYPGQPQSEYGSRFTATRGLDSTKLSNRGDLCCPKLFTDVEKESFSPKSIVEELKRELLQSFRVDEQIRSQSPFLRPTPHIMIFPCPPDVMYQPRVNMKLNPNLFRRPESVMCWTPCPKPQNSATSKDLHFSHSAYPQ from the exons ATGTCATTTACGTTGACGAATCAGAGCTTAATCCAATTGGAGAGCTCCAAGGACTCGGATGAATGGAATCGTACATTAATGTTTTTCAATGTCGATATTTCGGGCGGAGTGTGCCGTGACCACCAAAACCAGATTACGTCGCCAAGGACCTCCGTTTGCCATGGAAAGC GACGAGCACCCGGCGGAGGATTGTCCAATCCAATTACGGAGAGTGCGATGTCATTTGGGGCACCCAATAAATTCTATACTCACGGACATGCTGATTTGGATCATCGAAACTATTCGCCACGAACTCCTGACCGTCGAAGAGATAACTTTGCCTATTCCGACAGACGTCGTCACCTCCATTATGGACCAATTAAACCAGGACGAAGTCGTGCCGAAATGGGTTTAGTTTCCCCCTCTCCATCGGTCGATTCTGCGGGTTACTATGCGAGTAAAAGGATCCACTTTCCAGACTTTGAGACGGGGAAAACGTGTGATAACTATTACCCAGATGCATCCTATGAAATGGAGGAGGATGAACCCCAGCGAGTCGTCCCAACCACTGATTATCCCAGAAAGCAAGATCCAAGAATAAACAACGAATATGAAAGTCCTCTTGACCACTACCCTAATGGTCGAAGGTTAAACAACAGACACCACAGAAAAGCTGAAAGGGACTATCGCTATCTCCACCCTAAACACCCAACTCAAGATGATTACCATCGGGATGTCAGAGGAACTGTTCCGCGTCATTTAAAATCCAGTTCTTATAGGATGAAACCGAATTATAGGCAGGCGTCGGGATCTTTGCCACCCAACTATGCCTCAAATTATTACGCAGATGACTCCACGGAATACAGGAGTGACGATGACTATGATGAACCTCCTGAGAATTACAAGAATTATAGAGAGTATTATGAGGAACCAACGCGTGAAGCCTACCAAAAGCCATATGAAGAATTCCATGACTACCCAGATTACAAAGAAACTAGAAAAGCTCATCCATTTCCGAAACCTCAACCTCACTACTACAAAAGTTATGCTAAAGCACATTCTCAGAGCTATCCAACCAAAATTTATAAGCCTGAAAGGGTATCTAAAGTCAACGAGCTTATAGAACCGCCTTTAACAGAAGTCGAAACTCGTCATGTGAAATCTAATAGAAGTAAACGCAAAAACCAACCAGAAGAAATTCTACGtaggaattatttgaaagagAAAAGAGAAGAACCAATAAATTACGAAGAAATTTCGAACAACATTTTCCGTCTTACTCAgcccaaaaagtatgctaaaGTCCAAGATGATAGATTTAATGTGGAAGAGAGTCCTCATAGAGCATCTGAAAACCAATATAAACTGCCCAGCTACGCAGAACGTTCTTTATCTAGCACccataaaaaaatattcaaagaaGAACTTCCTCACAGATATCGCCCGAAAAAAGTTATAGATGAAATACCTAAGCCAGTGAAACTAAGAACTGAAACTTTTGGACAGTACGATAAGTCAAACGGTGATGGTAGTTATAAAACGCGTAGTCATAAACCAGATAGAAAAAAGTCGGTTGACTTTGTGCGCTTCACAGACTTCAACGATGGCTCAGAAATTCCACATAGAATACGTGACAGCGGTCAATCCCCATCGTCCATATTTTTCACCATCGAGATACCGTATAAAAAGAAGCAACGCAGATATACCTATTCCCAAAAAGGGGAATATATACCCGAAAGATCACATTCGGGCTGTGATACTTTTGCCGATAAGTCATTTAGGCCGCAAACATCACTTTATGATGTTGGTAAGGATCGGAAGCGAAAAACAATGAAGCAGAAAATATCGGGATTTTTTAAGAGGTCAAAACTGCGCTTGTCGAAGTCGCACATTTTTAGCAACAAATCCAAAGTGTTGAAGAATTGTAAGTCAGGACAGCCAATTCTAAACTGTGCCCAAATATCTAATCAGAGGTCCGAATTCATATTCAATTCTCGGGTAGCAAGTGATCACTCCTTGGGTTCCGAAAATCTAGAAGTTCCGTCTCGGGATGGTGAAGCCCAAAAATATGGCTTGAAAAGGGGCAAGGAGTGCCATTATCCCACTGTTTACAGGGGAACCAACAATCAGCTGCCCGAAAATAACAAAGAGATCTTTCACCAGTACTCCATGTACAATGTTCTCAGCTCAACCAACCAACGATCGAAGGTAAATAACGATGACTATGACCACTTCGATTGGGGATTAAGTAAACGAACCAGTCAATATTTCAGGCCAACTGCTGATTTGCCTACAAAGGAATTCGATCGCGTGTCCAGTGGAAATTGCAGTCTCTACAGTGAGAGAAAAAGCGAAGATCCCATTGGGACAAGTGAAATTAACATCTGCCTAACGATTCGGGCCACTGATGTGAGTTTGACGGGCAGTCCGCGAATAGTGTCATCGAAAATCGTTGGGGATCGCGGCATATCCTGTAAAAGCAATAATGTTGAAGCTAAAGTAGCCGCTCTATCAGAATTGAGACAAAGTAGTGGAAGCACAATTTGTGAAAGTGCTAGTGGGGAAAATCAATTCAGAAATGTCAGGTTTTCCCCCTCGCACTTTGACCACAAAAGTGGTTCCTCTACCGAAAACAGCTCCGCAAGCAGTTTGTCAAGAATTCAAGCGGCCACGAATTCTCAAGAGCATTTCAGCAAAAGGATGAGCATTATGGCCAGTTCCAAGCCACCCGAAATGCCTGTAGGTACCAGCATTTCTTCAGAGCACCTTCCTCCTCGTCATCACCACGTCACCAGATGGAGCTTGACCAGTCAGTCCAAGTCCCATAGTTCTAAGCCAGATCCAGACCACTGCTGGTCCTCTAGACCACCGACTTTGTTGCCAAGCGATGTAACCAAAAGGTCGAGCCTAAAAAGGATGGATAACAGCCTCGAAAAATCAGCGCCCAAGAAGGTAGTCCTGCAAACAAATAGCTCGCAAAGTTCACTTAGTGGGACAATTTGCAGTTCTGGTAGCAGTACAAAATCACTTTGCACAAGGGAAAATCGGGACAGAAAGAACGAAGACAGAAGTGAATGCCACAGATCACAGAGTCACAATTTTCACTTTGGCGAGGATAGGAAATGTGAGGTATTCCCAAGAAAAACTAGTAGTTGGCCGCGCCAAAGTCCACGAAGTTTCCCAGGACCATCGATACACATTACAGATCCTAAACCTTTAGGAAAAGGGTTCTTGTCACCCAAAACATCCACTCAAAGTTTAGTATCCACCATAAGTAGATGCTCCAGTGGTTCCTCACCAGGAAATAATGTACAGGAAACTAGCCACAAGccgaaaaatatgcaaatggtTTGCTATCCCGATGCCGATCCCAAATCATCGTATCCTGGCCAGCCTCAGAGTGAATATGGAAGCAGATTCACAGCAACGCGAGGTCTGGATAGTACAAAATTGAGCAATCGAGGGGATCTTTGTTGTCCGAAGCTATTTACCGATGTGGAGAAGGAGTCCTTCAGCCCGAAAAGCATTGTGGAGGAGCTGAAACGAGAGCTCTTGCAGAGCTTCAGAGTCGACGAGCAAATTAGGAGCCAATCCCCTTTCCTTCGACCCACTCCGCACATTATGATATTCCCCTGTCCACCCGATGTCATGTACCAGCCCAGGGTCAACATGAAACTGAATCCCAATCTATTTCGCAGACCAGAATCTGTGATGTGCTGGACACCTTGCCCCAAGCCACAGAACTCTGCCACTTCAAAGGACTTGCATTTTTCACACTCAGCATACCCCCAGTAA
- the LOC6526595 gene encoding E3 ubiquitin-protein ligase RBBP6 isoform X2: MSFTLTNQSLIQLESSKDSDEWNRTLMFFNVDISGGVCRDHQNQITSPRTSVCHGKRRAPGGGLSNPITESAMSFGAPNKFYTHGHADLDHRNYSPRTPDRRRDNFAYSDRRRHLHYGPIKPGRSRAEMGLVSPSPSVDSAGYYASKRIHFPDFETGKTCDNYYPDASYEMEEDEPQRVVPTTDYPRKQDPRINNEYESPLDHYPNGRRLNNRHHRKAERDYRYLHPKHPTQDDYHRDVRGTVPRHLKSSSYRMKPNYRQASGSLPPNYASNYYADDSTEYRSDDDYDEPPENYKNYREYYEEPTREAYQKPYEEFHDYPDYKETRKAHPFPKPQPHYYKSYAKAHSQSYPTKIYKPERVSKVNELIEPPLTEVETRHVKSNRSKRKNQPEEILRRNYLKEKREEPINYEEISNNIFRLTQPKKYAKVQDDRFNVEESPHRASENQYKLPSYAERSLSSTHKKIFKEELPHRYRPKKVIDEIPKPVKLRTETFGQYDKSNGDGSYKTRSHKPDRKKSVDFVRFTDFNDGSEIPHRIRDSGQSPSSIFFTIEIPYKKKQRRYTYSQKGEYIPERSHSGCDTFADKSFRPQTSLYDVGKDRKRKTMKQKISGFFKRSKLRLSKSHIFSNKSKVLKNCKSGQPILNCAQISNQRSEFIFNSRVASDHSLGSENLEVPSRDGEAQKYGLKRGKECHYPTVYRGTNNQLPENNKEIFHQYSMYNVLSSTNQRSKANC; encoded by the exons ATGTCATTTACGTTGACGAATCAGAGCTTAATCCAATTGGAGAGCTCCAAGGACTCGGATGAATGGAATCGTACATTAATGTTTTTCAATGTCGATATTTCGGGCGGAGTGTGCCGTGACCACCAAAACCAGATTACGTCGCCAAGGACCTCCGTTTGCCATGGAAAGC GACGAGCACCCGGCGGAGGATTGTCCAATCCAATTACGGAGAGTGCGATGTCATTTGGGGCACCCAATAAATTCTATACTCACGGACATGCTGATTTGGATCATCGAAACTATTCGCCACGAACTCCTGACCGTCGAAGAGATAACTTTGCCTATTCCGACAGACGTCGTCACCTCCATTATGGACCAATTAAACCAGGACGAAGTCGTGCCGAAATGGGTTTAGTTTCCCCCTCTCCATCGGTCGATTCTGCGGGTTACTATGCGAGTAAAAGGATCCACTTTCCAGACTTTGAGACGGGGAAAACGTGTGATAACTATTACCCAGATGCATCCTATGAAATGGAGGAGGATGAACCCCAGCGAGTCGTCCCAACCACTGATTATCCCAGAAAGCAAGATCCAAGAATAAACAACGAATATGAAAGTCCTCTTGACCACTACCCTAATGGTCGAAGGTTAAACAACAGACACCACAGAAAAGCTGAAAGGGACTATCGCTATCTCCACCCTAAACACCCAACTCAAGATGATTACCATCGGGATGTCAGAGGAACTGTTCCGCGTCATTTAAAATCCAGTTCTTATAGGATGAAACCGAATTATAGGCAGGCGTCGGGATCTTTGCCACCCAACTATGCCTCAAATTATTACGCAGATGACTCCACGGAATACAGGAGTGACGATGACTATGATGAACCTCCTGAGAATTACAAGAATTATAGAGAGTATTATGAGGAACCAACGCGTGAAGCCTACCAAAAGCCATATGAAGAATTCCATGACTACCCAGATTACAAAGAAACTAGAAAAGCTCATCCATTTCCGAAACCTCAACCTCACTACTACAAAAGTTATGCTAAAGCACATTCTCAGAGCTATCCAACCAAAATTTATAAGCCTGAAAGGGTATCTAAAGTCAACGAGCTTATAGAACCGCCTTTAACAGAAGTCGAAACTCGTCATGTGAAATCTAATAGAAGTAAACGCAAAAACCAACCAGAAGAAATTCTACGtaggaattatttgaaagagAAAAGAGAAGAACCAATAAATTACGAAGAAATTTCGAACAACATTTTCCGTCTTACTCAgcccaaaaagtatgctaaaGTCCAAGATGATAGATTTAATGTGGAAGAGAGTCCTCATAGAGCATCTGAAAACCAATATAAACTGCCCAGCTACGCAGAACGTTCTTTATCTAGCACccataaaaaaatattcaaagaaGAACTTCCTCACAGATATCGCCCGAAAAAAGTTATAGATGAAATACCTAAGCCAGTGAAACTAAGAACTGAAACTTTTGGACAGTACGATAAGTCAAACGGTGATGGTAGTTATAAAACGCGTAGTCATAAACCAGATAGAAAAAAGTCGGTTGACTTTGTGCGCTTCACAGACTTCAACGATGGCTCAGAAATTCCACATAGAATACGTGACAGCGGTCAATCCCCATCGTCCATATTTTTCACCATCGAGATACCGTATAAAAAGAAGCAACGCAGATATACCTATTCCCAAAAAGGGGAATATATACCCGAAAGATCACATTCGGGCTGTGATACTTTTGCCGATAAGTCATTTAGGCCGCAAACATCACTTTATGATGTTGGTAAGGATCGGAAGCGAAAAACAATGAAGCAGAAAATATCGGGATTTTTTAAGAGGTCAAAACTGCGCTTGTCGAAGTCGCACATTTTTAGCAACAAATCCAAAGTGTTGAAGAATTGTAAGTCAGGACAGCCAATTCTAAACTGTGCCCAAATATCTAATCAGAGGTCCGAATTCATATTCAATTCTCGGGTAGCAAGTGATCACTCCTTGGGTTCCGAAAATCTAGAAGTTCCGTCTCGGGATGGTGAAGCCCAAAAATATGGCTTGAAAAGGGGCAAGGAGTGCCATTATCCCACTGTTTACAGGGGAACCAACAATCAGCTGCCCGAAAATAACAAAGAGATCTTTCACCAGTACTCCATGTACAATGTTCTCAGCTCAACCAACCAACGATCGAAG GCCAACTGCTGA
- the LOC6526596 gene encoding probable proteasome subunit beta type-2: protein METILGVKGADFVLLASDTMKAKSVMWLDDEKTKTHRITDYCMMSTIGDGGDCLQFSDFILRNMDLYKVTNGYDLTVRGAVHFIRSNLSAYLRCNMKYQVALLVGGFDSTTGPELHYIDQFGNSVPIRYGGHGAGINFCTPIFEEFYTSHMDSQAAYDVIKKCVIELYKRFVINLRNFDLFLISKEGITKMTPINQESLRADILAGPKRRLLNTK, encoded by the exons ATGGAAACCATTTTGGGTGTGAAAGGAGCGGATTTCGTCCTTCTGGCCTCGGATACCATGAAGGCCAAGTCGGTGATGTGGCTGGATGATG AGAAAACAAAGACCCACCGCATCACGGACTACTGCATGATGTCAACCATTGGCGACGGCGGCGACTGCCTGCAGTTCTCGGACTTCATCCTGCGGAACATGGATCTTTACAAGGTGACCAACGGATACGACTTGACCGTTCGCGGTGCGGTGCACTTCATCCGGAGCAATTTGTCCGCCTATCTGAGGTGCAACATGAAGTACCAGGTGGCGTTGTTGGTGGGCGGATTCGATTCGACCACCGGTCCCGAGTTGCACTACATCGATCAATTTGGAAACTCAGTGCCCATTCGGTACGGTGGCCATGGAGCTGGTATCAACTTCTGCACTCCCATTTTCGAGGAGTTCTACACGTCGCACATGGATTCGCAGGCAGCCTATGATGTTATCAAGAAGTGTGTGATTGAGTTGTACAAGCGATTCGTTATCAACTTGCGCAACTTTGACTTGTTTCTGATAAGCAAAGAGGGCATAACCAAGATGACCCCCATCAACCAGGAGTCCCTCAGAGCGGATATCTTAGCTGGTCCCAAGCGAAGGTTATTAAACACAAAGTAA
- the LOC6526597 gene encoding odorant receptor 23a — translation MQLSKSQKYDYFRDQLKAWRICGALDLSEGRYCSWSMLLCILVYLPAPMLLKGVYSFDDPVENNFSLSLTITSLSNIMKLSMYVAQLTKLFEVQRLIGQLDARVAGENQSERHRNMTAHLQRMSKLFQITYALVFIFAAVPFVFKNELSLPMPMWIPFDWKSSMVAYIGVLVFQEIGYIFQIMQSFAADSFPPLALYLISEQCQLLILRISEIGYGSKTLEENEQDLVNCIRDQNALYRLLDVTKSVISYPMMVQFMVNGINIAITLFVQIFYVETLYDRIYYLCFLLGITLQTFPLCYYGTRVQDSFAELHYAVFCSNWVEQSASYRRHMLILAERTKRTQLLLAGNLVPIHMSTYVACCKGAYSFFTLMADRDGLGS, via the exons ATGCAGCTCAGCAAAAGCCAGAAATACGACTATTTTCGAGACCAGTTGAAAGCCTGGCGAATTTGTGGCGCTTTGGATCTCAGCGAGGGTAGATACTGCAGTTGGTCAATGCTTTTGTGCATCTTGGTGTACCTACCGGCACCCATGCTGCTGAAAGGAGTATACAGTTTCGACGATCCGGtggaaaataatttcagcTTGAGCCTGACAATCACTTCGCTGTCCAATATCATGAAGCTATCCATGTACGTGGCCCAACTAACCAAACTGTTCGAGGTCCAGCGTCTCATTGGTCAACTGGATGCCCGGGTTGCTGGCGAGAATCAGTCTGAGCGCCATAGGAATATGACCGCACATCTGCAAAGGATGTCCAAGCTGTTCCAAATCACCTATGCATTGGTGTTCATCTTCGCTGCAGTTCCCTTTGTTTTCAAAAACGAGCTAAGCTTGCCCATGCCCATGTGGATTCCCTTCGACTGGAAGAGCTCGATGGTGGCCTACATTGGAGTTCTGGTTTTCCAGGAGATTGGCTATATCTTTCAAATTATGCAGAGCTTTGCAGCTGACTCGTTCCCACCGCTGGCACTCTACCTGATCTCCGAGCAATGCCAACTGCTGATCCTGAGAATCTCTGAGATTGGTTATGGTTCCAAGACTCTGGAGGAGAACGAACAGGACCTGGTTAACTGCATCAGGGATCAAAACGCGCTGTACAG ATTACTGGATGTGACCAAGAGCGTTATTTCGTATCCCATGATGGTGCAGTTTATGGTTAATGGCATTAATATCGCCATCACCTTGTTCGTTCAGATATTTTATGTTGAGACCTTGTACGATCGCATTTATTACCTCTGCTTTCTGTTGGGCATCACCCTGCAGACATTCCCACTTTGCTACTATGGAACCAGGGTGCAGGACAGCTTTGCGGAGCTCCACTATGCGGTTTTCTGCAGCAACTGGGTGGAACAGAGTGCCAGCTATCGTAGGCACATGCTCATCCTGGCGGAGCGCACTAAGCGGACGCAGCTCCTCCTCGCCGGCAACCTGGTGCCCATCCACATGAGCACCTACGTGGCCTGCTGCAAGGGTGCCTACTCCTTCTTCACCCTGATGGCCGATCGAGATGGCCTGGGCTCTTAG
- the LOC6526598 gene encoding probable proteasome subunit beta type-2, whose product MAMETILGIKGPDFVMLASDTMQAKSLVFMKDDQSKIHRLSDFNIMATVGDGGDTIQFTDFISKNLHLYKISHGYHLSAKSAAHFTRKTLADYIRTNTRYQVAMLLAGYDAVEGPDLHYIDSYGAAQSINHAGHGWGSMFCGSILQRYWNSRLSQADAYSLMKKCVLEIQRRLIINQRNFEVYVVDSKGMRKMEAINPGSLNKESISLSW is encoded by the exons ATGGCGATGGAAACTATTTTGGGCATCAAGGGACCCGACTTTGTGATGCTCGCATCAGATACAATGCAGGCCAAGTCGCTGGTCTTCATGAAAGATG ACCAATCCAAAATCCACCGACTATCAGACTTCAACATAATGGCCACTGTAGGCGATGGTGGCGATACCATTCAGTTCACTGACTTCATATCCAAGAACTTGCATCTGTACAAGATTTCCCACGGCTACCACCTGAGTGCCAAGTCAGCGGCGCATTTTACTAGGAAGACACTGGCGGACTACATAAGGACCAACACCAGGTACCAGGTGGCAATGCTGCTGGCAGGATACGATGCGGTTGAGGGTCCTGACCTCCACTACATCGACTCCTATGGCGCAGCTCAGTCCATCAATCATGCAGGTCATGGTTGGGGCAGCATGTTCTGTGGCAGCATTCTGCAGCGATACTGGAACTCGAGGCTCAGTCAAGCGGATGCCTACTCCCTGATGAAGAAGTGCGTCCTGGAGATCCAGAGGCGACTGATCATCAACCAGCGCAACTTCGAGGTGTATGTGGTGGACAGCAAGGGAATGCGCAAGATGGAGGCCATCAACCCAGGATCACTGAACAAGGAGTCGATTAGCCTGAGTTGGTGA